The following coding sequences lie in one Flavobacterium cyclinae genomic window:
- a CDS encoding T9SS type B sorting domain-containing protein, which translates to MLKKIYYLLILFSTLCYSQLSNKHWIPPLHCRDAASVADHYLYISTQEVNPFEITITDGAGNPIGTNPYTISASTPLTVDLGFGQNTKMFVGQENVNIVLNNRGVIIEGTKDFYASFRVRSQNHAEMLVSKGRPGIGTSFRLGHIINELFDNRKSFVASVMATEDNTNVSLSDYNPNVIFTTSTGSLSVASQNFTLNAGESIIFSGYSDVSENLDGAIGALITSNKPIAVNSGNALGGIQLGSADFALDQIVSASQIGDEYIFIEGNGLSSMELPLIVANEDNTEIYINGSTTPVTTINAGEYFLVDNSYYQGVSNKNIYVKTSKNVYAYQFVGGDVNTATAGLNFIPPLSCFFQNSVNIPNVNRIGGTIYTTDLMILTYASAVLTLNGTPIPNSQSQTVLGNSDWVTYRVSNVSNNIALESTGPLAVGVFGYGINLNSPGQGITSGFAGYYSGFGSNPEDTNITICSNETINLFDAIIGNPGENGTWTTPIGGAPLNNNIFDPSINVAGEYIYEFTKDCNATAVTIPVKINVTIEQAPFVGNNTTYSTCVNANAIDLFTLLGTNITTGGTWTPALDSGTGVFNPAVDVSGVYTYKIDSVVTCRSASASITVTNNPIPVAPIISDFNLCDNGNDGDDTNGFVTFDLTQKNAEIANLIPDYTITYHLDSNEATAGSNNITSIYATNRTIYVRLTNSINGCYLTASFNLVVKPKPVVNSIITLKQCDTDTDASTTFNLTQANILISTDTNLTFSYHNSLSGAENNTDFVTNEISYFASNGSVVWARISNSDGCYRTSKVNLVVSATTVPQTFRFRIDDVCDDYLSATDPDGDGIGYFDLTEIEPILTNQFPVGQSYTFTYYLNQLDAETEQNAITDITNFRNTIPNFQEIWVRIESNLYECAGLGPFLELIVNPLPDTDLGDNFVICIDPITGIGSQIVNATPATPGNYSYNWTPVNPDGNIATYNITSPGTYSVEVTNVDTSCTFTDSVTTTFSSEPESVNAELITPAFSSGLASIQVNAIGGFGIYEYSLDALEWQSSPLFTNLPNGNYSIFVRDIQGCGLLITNSIQTITYPNYFTPNGDGYNDRWNIELPSEYQGIITIYNRFGKLLKQLNPGSSGWDGTFNGEQMPSTDYWFKVEYTEDNIRKEFKSHFSLKR; encoded by the coding sequence ATGTTAAAAAAGATTTACTACCTATTAATTTTATTTTCTACTCTTTGTTATTCTCAATTAAGTAACAAACATTGGATTCCGCCTTTACATTGTAGAGATGCGGCTTCTGTTGCTGATCATTATTTATATATCTCAACTCAAGAAGTTAATCCATTTGAAATTACAATTACGGATGGTGCGGGAAATCCGATAGGAACAAATCCATATACTATTTCAGCATCTACACCATTAACAGTTGATTTAGGCTTTGGTCAAAATACAAAAATGTTTGTTGGGCAAGAAAACGTAAACATTGTTTTAAACAACAGAGGAGTAATTATTGAGGGAACTAAAGATTTTTACGCTAGTTTTAGAGTTAGATCTCAAAATCATGCCGAAATGCTGGTTTCAAAAGGGAGACCGGGAATTGGTACAAGTTTTAGATTAGGTCACATCATAAATGAATTATTTGATAATAGGAAATCATTTGTTGCAAGTGTAATGGCAACAGAGGATAATACTAATGTAAGCTTATCTGATTATAATCCTAATGTAATTTTTACTACTAGTACGGGATCGTTAAGTGTTGCTTCGCAAAATTTCACCTTAAACGCAGGTGAGAGTATTATTTTCTCAGGCTATAGTGATGTTTCAGAAAATTTAGATGGTGCAATTGGAGCATTAATCACTTCAAACAAGCCAATTGCTGTTAATAGTGGAAATGCATTAGGAGGAATTCAACTAGGTAGTGCAGACTTTGCTCTTGATCAAATAGTATCAGCATCCCAAATTGGCGATGAATATATATTTATTGAAGGTAATGGCCTTTCAAGTATGGAATTACCACTAATTGTTGCAAACGAAGACAATACAGAGATTTACATTAATGGTTCTACAACTCCAGTAACCACAATTAATGCAGGGGAATATTTTTTAGTTGACAATAGTTATTATCAAGGTGTTTCCAATAAAAACATATATGTAAAAACTTCAAAAAATGTTTATGCTTATCAATTTGTTGGAGGAGATGTAAATACAGCAACTGCTGGATTAAATTTTATACCCCCTTTAAGTTGTTTCTTCCAAAATTCAGTAAATATTCCAAATGTAAATAGAATTGGTGGAACAATTTATACAACTGATTTAATGATATTAACTTATGCTTCTGCTGTTTTAACATTAAATGGAACACCTATTCCAAACTCACAATCTCAAACTGTTTTAGGAAATTCTGATTGGGTAACTTACAGAGTATCAAATGTTAGCAACAATATTGCTCTTGAATCCACTGGCCCTCTGGCTGTAGGAGTTTTTGGGTATGGAATTAATCTAAATAGCCCTGGCCAAGGCATTACATCAGGTTTTGCTGGTTACTATTCCGGATTTGGAAGTAATCCAGAAGACACTAATATAACGATTTGTTCAAATGAGACCATTAATCTTTTTGATGCCATCATTGGTAATCCGGGAGAGAATGGAACATGGACAACTCCAATTGGTGGTGCTCCTTTGAATAATAATATTTTTGACCCTTCTATTAATGTAGCAGGAGAATATATTTATGAATTTACAAAAGATTGTAATGCTACAGCTGTTACAATTCCAGTAAAAATTAATGTTACAATAGAACAAGCTCCTTTTGTTGGTAACAATACCACTTATTCTACATGTGTAAATGCAAATGCTATTGACTTATTTACACTTTTAGGCACAAATATAACAACTGGAGGAACATGGACGCCAGCACTTGACTCAGGGACGGGAGTTTTTAATCCTGCTGTAGATGTTTCTGGGGTTTATACTTATAAAATTGATTCAGTAGTAACTTGTAGATCAGCTTCAGCAAGTATAACGGTTACAAATAATCCTATTCCTGTGGCACCAATAATATCTGATTTTAATTTATGTGATAATGGTAATGATGGTGATGATACTAATGGTTTTGTTACATTTGATTTAACTCAAAAAAATGCCGAAATAGCCAATTTAATTCCAGATTATACAATTACTTATCATTTAGACAGTAATGAGGCTACTGCTGGAAGCAATAATATTACTTCTATTTATGCTACAAATAGAACAATATACGTTCGGTTAACAAATTCAATAAACGGATGTTATCTTACAGCTAGTTTCAACTTAGTGGTTAAACCTAAACCTGTTGTAAATTCAATCATAACTTTAAAACAATGTGATACTGATACTGATGCGAGCACAACATTTAACTTAACACAAGCAAATATTTTAATATCTACTGATACCAATTTAACATTTTCGTACCATAATAGTTTATCAGGTGCTGAAAATAATACTGATTTTGTTACTAATGAAATTTCATATTTTGCTTCAAATGGATCGGTAGTTTGGGCAAGGATTTCAAATAGTGATGGTTGTTATAGAACTTCCAAAGTTAATTTAGTTGTTTCGGCAACTACAGTACCTCAAACTTTTAGATTTCGTATTGATGATGTTTGCGACGATTATTTAAGTGCAACAGATCCTGATGGAGATGGAATCGGTTATTTTGATTTAACTGAAATTGAACCTATTTTAACAAATCAATTTCCTGTTGGTCAATCCTATACTTTTACCTATTATCTAAATCAATTAGATGCAGAAACAGAACAAAATGCAATAACTGATATTACTAATTTTAGAAATACCATTCCAAACTTTCAAGAAATATGGGTTAGAATTGAAAGTAATTTATATGAATGTGCTGGATTAGGTCCGTTTTTAGAATTAATTGTTAACCCTTTACCTGATACGGATTTAGGGGATAATTTTGTTATATGTATTGATCCTATTACCGGAATTGGTTCACAAATTGTAAACGCAACTCCTGCTACACCAGGAAATTATAGCTACAATTGGACTCCTGTAAATCCAGATGGAAATATCGCTACTTATAACATTACTTCACCTGGTACGTATAGTGTTGAAGTTACAAACGTAGATACTTCTTGTACATTTACAGATAGTGTTACAACTACGTTTTCTTCTGAACCGGAAAGTGTAAATGCTGAATTAATAACTCCAGCATTTTCTAGCGGTTTAGCTTCAATACAAGTTAATGCTATAGGTGGTTTTGGGATTTATGAATATAGTTTAGATGCTTTAGAATGGCAATCGAGCCCACTCTTTACAAATTTACCTAATGGAAATTATTCTATTTTTGTAAGAGATATTCAAGGATGTGGTTTATTAATTACTAATAGTATTCAAACTATAACTTATCCTAATTATTTTACTCCTAATGGTGATGGTTATAATGACAGATGGAACATTGAATTACCCTCTGAATATCAAGGGATAATCACTATTTATAATCGCTTTGGAAAATTATTAAAACAGTTAAACCCTGGAAGTTCTGGTTGGGATGGCACTTTTAATGGAGAACAAATGCCTTCAACAGATTATTGGTTTAAAGTTGAATATACAGAAGATAATATTAGGAAAGAATTCAAATCACATTTTAGTTTAAAGAGATAA
- a CDS encoding enoyl-CoA hydratase/isomerase family protein produces the protein MGTIETNISNNIATITFYHPSSNSFPSSLLQKLTNEIDSLSKNDLVSILVLKSAGDGAFCAGASFNELLAVSNYEEGSDFFSGFANVINAMRRCPKIIVGRIHGKAVGGGVGLSAACDYTFATTKSDIKLSEIAIGIGPFVIEPAVSRKIGKVAMSEMTLTPTVWKTSKWALEKGLYTEVFESIEALDERLNEYLNELATYNYEALAEIKKVLWQDTQHWETLLYERAAISGRLVLSDFTKKALEKFKK, from the coding sequence ATGGGAACAATAGAAACAAATATTTCAAATAATATTGCTACAATTACTTTTTATCATCCTTCAAGTAATTCATTTCCTAGTTCATTGCTACAGAAATTAACAAATGAAATAGATTCCTTAAGCAAAAATGATTTGGTGTCTATTCTTGTTTTAAAAAGTGCCGGTGATGGTGCATTTTGTGCTGGAGCTTCATTTAATGAATTACTTGCAGTTAGTAATTATGAGGAAGGAAGTGATTTTTTCTCAGGTTTTGCAAATGTAATTAACGCAATGAGAAGATGTCCAAAAATTATTGTTGGAAGAATACATGGTAAAGCTGTAGGTGGTGGCGTAGGATTATCTGCAGCTTGTGATTATACTTTTGCGACTACAAAAAGCGATATAAAACTATCAGAAATAGCTATTGGTATAGGTCCATTTGTAATTGAACCTGCAGTTTCAAGAAAAATAGGAAAAGTTGCTATGTCAGAAATGACGCTTACACCTACGGTTTGGAAAACCTCAAAATGGGCTTTAGAAAAAGGCTTATATACAGAAGTATTTGAATCAATAGAAGCTTTAGATGAAAGATTAAATGAATATCTAAATGAACTAGCTACCTATAATTATGAAGCTCTTGCAGAAATAAAAAAAGTGCTTTGGCAAGACACTCAGCATTGGGAGACTTTATTATACGAAAGAGCTGCAATTTCCGGACGTTTAGTTCTCTCTGATTTCACAAAAAAAGCATTAGAAAAATTTAAAAAATGA
- a CDS encoding PorP/SprF family type IX secretion system membrane protein, whose product MKKLYLVALVVFSTIVELQAQQDPHYTQYMYNMSVMNPAYAGSKENLSMGLLYRKQWVEIEDAPTTGTFFGHTAVGKNVGLGLSFISDKIGPVEENNVYGDFSYTLNLGGDHKLAFGLKMGLTFHNVGLYSDINYTLPQPTDPAFSEDISNTYFNLGSGFFYYTNKYYLGLSVPNMLKSKHLDIQRTGDELEFGSEVSHYFLTGGYVFDINETVKFKPFFMMKSAFGAPTSLDLSANFLFNQKFEVGGTYRLEDSFGAMLNYAVTPSIRIGYAYDHIVSDLKVTTPSSHELILLFDLNFPKKVSSSPRFF is encoded by the coding sequence ATGAAGAAACTATATTTAGTAGCTTTAGTTGTATTTTCTACGATTGTAGAATTACAAGCACAACAAGATCCACATTATACGCAATACATGTATAATATGAGTGTAATGAATCCTGCGTATGCTGGTAGTAAGGAGAATTTATCTATGGGATTGTTATATAGAAAACAATGGGTTGAGATAGAGGATGCTCCAACGACTGGTACGTTTTTTGGGCACACTGCAGTTGGTAAGAATGTTGGATTGGGATTAAGTTTTATTTCTGACAAGATAGGTCCGGTAGAGGAGAACAATGTGTATGGGGATTTTTCATATACATTAAATTTAGGAGGAGATCATAAGTTAGCATTTGGATTAAAAATGGGCTTAACCTTTCATAATGTAGGTTTGTATAGCGATATTAATTATACTTTGCCGCAACCAACAGACCCTGCATTTAGTGAAGATATCAGCAATACCTATTTTAATTTAGGATCAGGATTTTTCTATTATACCAATAAGTATTATTTAGGATTATCGGTTCCTAATATGTTAAAGTCAAAACATTTAGATATCCAGCGCACTGGAGATGAGTTAGAATTTGGATCAGAGGTATCACATTATTTTTTAACAGGGGGATATGTTTTTGATATCAATGAAACTGTAAAATTCAAGCCATTTTTCATGATGAAATCGGCCTTTGGCGCACCAACATCATTAGATTTATCGGCTAACTTTTTATTCAACCAGAAGTTTGAAGTAGGAGGAACTTATCGTTTAGAAGATAGTTTTGGTGCTATGTTAAATTATGCGGTTACACCATCAATTCGAATAGGCTATGCGTATGATCATATTGTTTCTGATTTAAAGGTAACAACCCCATCATCACATGAGCTTATCTTGTTATTTGATTTGAACTTCCCAAAGAAAGTATCGAGTTCACCAAGATTCTTCTAA
- a CDS encoding 6-pyruvoyl trahydropterin synthase family protein codes for MAKIRITKQFSFETGHALYGYDGKCKNVHGHSYKLSVTVIGTPIDDTNNVKYGMVIDFGDLKKIVKEQIVDVFDHATVFNKNTPHIELANELEQRGHHVILVDYQPTSENMVVDFSNKIKNLLPKNIKLHSLRLQETDTSFAEWFASDNE; via the coding sequence ATGGCAAAAATTCGCATTACAAAACAATTTAGTTTTGAAACTGGCCACGCTTTATATGGATACGATGGTAAATGTAAAAATGTTCACGGACATAGTTACAAACTTTCTGTAACAGTTATAGGAACACCGATAGATGATACAAATAACGTTAAATATGGTATGGTGATTGACTTTGGTGATTTAAAAAAAATTGTAAAAGAACAAATTGTTGATGTTTTTGATCACGCTACAGTTTTTAATAAAAACACCCCACATATTGAGCTTGCCAATGAACTTGAACAACGTGGACATCATGTTATTCTTGTTGATTATCAACCTACGAGTGAAAATATGGTTGTTGATTTTTCTAATAAAATTAAAAACTTATTACCCAAAAACATTAAACTTCATTCTTTAAGACTACAAGAAACAGACACTTCTTTTGCAGAATGGTTTGCATCAGATAATGAATAA
- a CDS encoding OmpA family protein produces MRNLYITLSFVMASGIISAQNQYTKAADKLFDRYEYVDAAKEYLKLAEGNKADSYVYKQLAESYYNVFNTKEAVKWYAKVVEQKQDAETYYKYAQMLKAEGNFKEADKQMQQFAQLAPNDQRAKAFKSNPNYLPELQGQTKLYDVAKSDVSSDKTDFGAVLTNDNNVYFSSSRNTSRKTSGWNEEPYLDIYKATYNSNGTISDAVAVDNINTKWHDGPVSISSDGTTMYYGSESFNEKEFTKDKAKNAKFGKIYLYKATKEGDKWVNAKPLPFNNKEYDVRNPSISKDGKTLYFSSNMPGGFGGEDIWKVSVNGDEYGAPENLGAKVNTEANESFPFITDDNILFFSSNGKTGFGGLDVFKMDLNKGTEAMNVGEPVNTSKDDFAFTYNVTKKVGFFSSNRDGVDNIYKADPVCNVQALVRVKDAKTGNVIEGAMVMLVDEKQKTISNQTSASNGETITGVMCNTAYSAQVSKSGYESGVFDVKKAENEQVVVEASLNPIMPVITETEVILQPIYFEFNKSNITAQGAEELNKLVVVMNEHPEMVIFAKSHTDNRGSDSYNMKLSDRRAKATVQYLISKGISKDRISGQGFGESEPKVACKSCTEEEHAQNRRSEFLIVKK; encoded by the coding sequence ATGAGAAATTTATATATAACATTAAGTTTTGTGATGGCTAGTGGAATTATTAGTGCACAAAACCAATACACAAAGGCAGCCGATAAGTTATTTGATAGATACGAGTATGTTGATGCGGCAAAAGAATATTTAAAATTAGCCGAAGGTAATAAAGCAGATAGTTACGTTTACAAGCAATTAGCAGAGAGTTACTATAATGTATTTAATACCAAAGAAGCGGTAAAGTGGTACGCAAAAGTAGTGGAGCAAAAGCAAGATGCTGAGACGTATTACAAATATGCTCAAATGCTAAAAGCAGAAGGGAATTTTAAAGAAGCCGACAAACAAATGCAACAATTTGCACAGTTAGCTCCAAATGATCAAAGAGCAAAAGCATTTAAAAGCAATCCAAACTACCTTCCAGAGTTACAAGGACAAACTAAGTTGTATGATGTAGCAAAATCAGATGTAAGTAGTGATAAGACTGATTTTGGAGCTGTACTTACAAATGATAACAATGTGTATTTTTCAAGTTCAAGAAACACATCAAGAAAAACCAGTGGATGGAACGAAGAGCCTTATTTAGACATCTATAAAGCTACTTACAATTCAAATGGTACTATTAGCGATGCTGTAGCAGTGGATAACATCAATACCAAATGGCATGATGGACCGGTGAGTATATCAAGTGATGGAACTACAATGTATTATGGTAGTGAGAGTTTTAATGAAAAAGAGTTTACAAAAGATAAAGCAAAGAATGCAAAATTTGGTAAAATATATCTTTATAAAGCTACAAAAGAAGGAGATAAGTGGGTAAATGCTAAACCACTTCCATTTAACAATAAAGAGTATGATGTAAGAAATCCGAGTATAAGTAAAGATGGAAAAACATTGTACTTCTCATCAAATATGCCAGGCGGATTTGGAGGAGAAGATATTTGGAAAGTATCGGTAAATGGAGATGAATACGGAGCACCAGAAAACTTAGGAGCTAAAGTAAATACAGAGGCAAACGAGAGTTTTCCATTCATTACAGATGACAATATTTTGTTTTTCTCTTCAAACGGAAAAACAGGATTTGGAGGATTGGATGTATTTAAGATGGATTTGAATAAAGGTACAGAAGCCATGAATGTTGGTGAACCAGTAAATACATCAAAAGACGATTTTGCTTTCACATACAATGTAACAAAGAAAGTAGGATTCTTCTCAAGTAACAGAGATGGAGTAGATAACATCTACAAAGCAGATCCAGTTTGTAATGTACAAGCATTGGTAAGAGTAAAAGATGCAAAGACAGGAAATGTTATCGAAGGCGCTATGGTAATGTTAGTTGATGAGAAACAAAAAACAATTTCAAATCAAACATCGGCATCAAACGGAGAAACAATTACGGGAGTAATGTGTAACACAGCATATAGTGCTCAAGTATCAAAATCAGGATACGAGAGTGGTGTGTTTGATGTTAAGAAAGCAGAAAACGAGCAAGTTGTAGTAGAGGCGTCATTGAATCCAATTATGCCAGTAATTACGGAAACAGAAGTAATTTTACAACCCATCTATTTTGAATTCAACAAGAGCAATATTACCGCACAAGGAGCTGAAGAGCTTAATAAGTTGGTTGTAGTAATGAACGAGCATCCAGAGATGGTTATTTTCGCAAAATCGCACACAGATAATAGAGGTAGCGACAGTTACAATATGAAGTTATCTGACAGAAGAGCAAAAGCAACAGTTCAGTACTTAATAAGCAAAGGAATTTCAAAAGATAGAATCTCAGGACAAGGATTTGGAGAAAGCGAACCTAAAGTAGCTTGCAAATCATGTACTGAAGAAGAACACGCACAAAACAGAAGAAGTGAATTCTTAATTGTGAAGAAATAA